A stretch of the Salmo salar chromosome ssa20, Ssal_v3.1, whole genome shotgun sequence genome encodes the following:
- the mthfd2 gene encoding bifunctional methylenetetrahydrofolate dehydrogenase/cyclohydrolase, mitochondrial encodes MATLRALRKLCQQSQHQVCSLHMSASRQEAVVISGRKLARQIREEARADVEQWVSTGNRRPHLSVVLVGDHAASHSYVLNKTRAAADVGISSETILKPSCISEDELMDLIYKLNTDHRVDGLLVQLPLPEHIDERRVCNAVFPGKDVDGFHVVNVGRMCLDQSTMLPATPWGVWEIIKRTGIPTLGKNVVVAGRSKNVGMPIAMLLHSDGRHERPGGDATVTISHRYTPKDQLRQHTRIADIVVAAAGIPNLITADMIKEGAAVIDVGINRVHDPLTGKDKLVGDVDFEGVRQKASFITPVPGGVGPMTVAMLMKNTIKAAKNLLLTPPERIRMVASS; translated from the exons ATGGCAACGCTGAGAGCTCTGAGAAAATTATGCCAGCAATCGCAGCATCAAGTGTGTAGTCTACATATGTCAGCATCAAG ACAGGAAGCAGTGGTCATCTCAGGCAGGAAGTTGGCCCGTCAGATCCGGGAGGAGGCCAGGGCCGATGTTGAACAGTGGGTCTCCACTGGCAATCGGAGACCCCACCTGAGCGTGGTCCTTGTAGGAGATCATGCAGCCAGTCACTCTTATGTCCTGAATAAGACCCGGGCTGCAGCTGATGTTg GTATCAGCAGTGAGACCATCCTGAAGCCCTCCTGTATCTCTGAGGATGAACTCATGGACCTGATCTACAAACTCAACACAGACCACCGGGTGGACGGCCTGCTGGTGCAGCTGCCTCTGCCAG AACACATTGACGAGCGGCGCGTCTGTAATGCTGTGTTCCCTGGCAAGGATGTGGATGGCTTCCACGTGGTCAATGTGGGCCGCATGTGCCTGGACCAGTCCACCATGCTGCCCGCCACTCCTTGGGGAGTCTGGGAAATCATCAAACGCACAG GAATTCCTACCCTTGGGAAGAATGTTGTGGTGGCGGGACGCTCCAAGAATGTGGGCATGCCCATTGCCATGTTGCTGCATTCAGATGGGCGTCATGAGAGGCCTGGGG GTGATGCCACAGTCACCATCTCTCACCGTTACACACCAAAGGATCAGCTCCGTCAGCACACAAGAATTGCAGACATCGTTGTTGCTGCTGCAG GGATTCCAAACCTCATCACTGCAGACATGATCAAAGAAGGAGCAGCCGTCATTGATGTTGGAATAAACAGAGTGCATGACCCTCTGACTGGCAAGGACAAACTTGTAGGGGACGTGGATTTTGAAG GTGTGAGGCAAAAGGCTAGCTTCATTACCCCAGTGCCTGGAGGAGTAGGACCCATGACAGTGGCCATGCTTATGAAGAACACCATCAAGGCAGCTAAGAACCTCCTGCTGACTCCCCCTGAGAGGATCCGCATGGTAGCCTCTTCATAA